The genomic window TCCGGCGTCGCCGTGTTCGGGTCGATGCCCTGCGAGGCCAGCACCTGGTCGCGGATGCCGTCGGCCAGGCCGCGCTCCAGGTCGTAGGCGGTGTAGCGGTAGGCCAGGGTCGGGGTGATGTACCAGGCCGCGCCGCTGATCGGGAACGACACGTAGGGCTTCACATCCAGCCGCGACCCCCCGTCCACGCCGATGCCGGAGCGCTTGCGCTGCCCGTTGCGGGTGTACTGCAGGTCCGGCCCGGCGTCGGCGCCGTACTTGTAGTTGACGTCGTCGTGGGTGAAGCGCACCGCCTCGGCGTAGACGCCGGTCTCCAGCCACGGCAGGACCGGCTTGTCCCAGTTGAGGAACAGGCGGGGCTGGCGGTTGTAGGGCAGTGCGCTCTCGTCCAGGGTGTAGTCGGTCAACTGCCAGCGGTCGGCCATGATCCCGGCGGTCCAGGTCTTGCCGGTGCCGTACAGGCCGATCTGGCTCTGCAGGTTGGAAGCGGTCACGCCGACCAGGCGGTTGGCGAAGTCTTCCACGTAGCGTTCGTCGCTGACCCAGGCCAGGTTGGCACGGGCCTGCCAGTGGCTGTCCACGTTGTGGTAGCCCTCGAACATGACCCGGCCGCGGTCGCGGTCGCGCAGCTTGTCGCTGGGCATGAACGCGGTCAGCAGTTCACCGCGGCCGCCGTTGTAGAGGTAGCGGAACTCGTTGTCGAGCATCAGGCCGCGCCGGCTCATGTAGCGCGGGGTCAGCGTGTCGTCGTAGTTCGGCGCCAGGTTGAAGTAGATCGGCTGCGCGTAATCGAAACCGTTGCGGCCGGACATGCCCAGCTGCGGGAACAGCAGGCCGGTCTTGCGGCGGTCATCGATCGGGAACTTGAAGTAGGGCGCCCACAGCACCGGCACCTTGCCGATCCGCAGCACCGCGTTGCGGGCAGTGCCGAAGCCTTCGTCGTTGTCGACTTCGATCTCCGGCGCGGTCAGCTTCCAGACCGGCTGCGACGGATCGCAGGTGGTGTAGGTGGAGCGGTGCATCTGCCCGACCGCGCCCTGCAGGTCGACCGATTCGGCCTCGCCGTTGCCCCGGCGCGACACCAGCTGGTAGCGGATGTCGGTGATCTTGTGGGTGTCGCTTTCCTGGTTGCCCTCGGCGCGCTTGGCGACCATCCGGATCGAGCCGTCCTGGTAGCGGACATTGCCGTCGGCGATGTAGTTGCCGCTCTCGGTGTCGAAACTCAACTTGTCGGTGCCCACGAACTGGTCACCCCGGCGCAGCGCCACGTTGCCCTGGTACTGCGGCACGGTGGTGGTGCCCAGCAGCTGGTCGCCTTCGATGTCGGTGGGCTGCTGTTCGCGCGCGGCGCTGGCGGCCGCCTTGTCCTGGCCGGGGACCGGGGTCGGCGCATCGGTGAACGCGGGGATCACTTCGGTGGCCGGGCACAGGCCCCAGTTGAGCGGTTTGTCATCGGCCCATGCCGGAAGGCAGACGGCGATGCTCAGGGGCAAGGGAAGCAGGCGGAGGGCTCGGCGCACGCGGTTCGGATTCGGGCGAAAACGGACGGTAGCTTGCCCCATCCCTTGCATAGGGGCAATGAAGGCTCCCGCCGCCTGCCGGTTCGGGTTCATCCAGCTCCACGGCCGGACGGGCCCGCGATCAATGCCTGGACGTGGGCCACGCTGCACTCGGCCAGGGCCTGCAGGTCGTATCCCCCTTCCAGCATCGACACCACGCGGCCGGCCCCGTGGCGGCGCGCCAGCGCGTGGAGTTCGCGGGTGATCCAGGCGAAATCGTCGGTTTCCAGCATCAGGTCGGCCTGCGGATCGCGCAGGTGCGCGTCGAAGCCGGCCGAGATCAGCAGCAGCTGCGGGCGGAAGTCGTCGATGGCCGGCAGCATCTCGTCGGCCCATACGTTGCGGAAGCGGAACCCGCCACTGCCGGGCGGCAGCAGGATGTTCATCAGGTTGCCGGCACCGCGGTCGCGGCGCAGGCCGGAATTGGGGAACAGGCCGGCCTGGTGGGTGCTGTAGTAGGACACCCGCGCATCGTGCTGGAAGATGTCCTGCGTGCCATTGCCATGATGGACATCGAAGTCCACCACCGCGATGCGCTCCAGCCCATGGCGGTCGCGCGCGTAGGCGGCGGCGATGGCGATGTTGTTGAGCAGGCAGAAGCCCATGGCCGTGCTGCTGGTGGCGTGGTGGCCGGGCGGGCGCACGGCGCAGAAGGCCAGCGGGTCATCGCCCAGCATCACCGCATCGACCGCGGCCACGCCGGCGCCGGCGGCATGTACCGCCGCGCTGGCCGAACCCGGCGAGGTCCAGGTGTCCATGTCGAGCTGCCGCAGCGGCACGCTCTGCGGCTGCAGCACGACGTCGAGCAGGGCGCTGTCGTGGACCCGGCTCAGCTCGCCGAACTTGGCCGGCGGCGCCTCGCGCCAGTCCAGCTGGCCGGGGAAGGCCAGGCGCAGCGCATCGAGTACGCCCTGCAGCCGTTGCGGGCATTCGGGGTGGCCGGGGCCCGGGTCGTGCCGCAGGCAGGCGGGATGGGTGAAGACCAGCATGGCAGGCTCAGCGCTGGCGGTGCTGTGGCTGCCACAGCGCTTCGCCGTGGCCATCGGCGCGGGCCAGGACCCGGGCCAGTACGAACAGCAGGTCCGACAGGCGGTTCAGGTACTGCAGGGCCTCGCTGCGGATGTCCTGCCGGCGGGCCAGGGCCACCGTCTCGCGTTCGGCGCGGCGCACGATGGTGCGTGCCAGGTGGCAGCGCGCTGCGGCCTCGCCGCCGGCCGGCAGGATGAACTCCTTCAGCATCGGCAGGCCGGTGTTGTAGTGGTCCAGCTGCTGTTCCAGCGCCGATACGTCGGCGGCGTGGATCGCAGCGTGGCCGGGCACGCACAGTTCGGCGCCGAGGTCGAACAACTGGTGCTGCAGGTGGACCACCAGCGCGCGGACGTCGTCCGGCAGCGTGCTGGCCAGCAGCAGCCCCAGCGCTGCGTTGGCCTCATCGACGGTGCCATAGGAGGCCACGCGCAGGTCGTCCTTGCCGACCCGGCTGCCATCGCCCAGGCCGGTACTGCCATCGTCGCCGGTACGGGTGTAGATGCGTGAAAGACGATGGCCCATGGCGACGCTCAGTGACGGATGTCGCGGCGGGCCTGCAGGAGCTTGTTGACCTGCTCCACGGCCAGCTGCAGTGCGGCGGCCAGCGCGACGTAGATCGCGGTGGTGCGCAGATAGGGGCCGAACCACTGCGCGTAGTTCTGCGCCCAGCCGGCCACGGTGGGATCGGCCACGTTCTGGCTGGTCCAGTAGAAGCCGCCCTGCGCCAGCAGGTGGCAGACCGCCACCGACGCCACCAGCAGCAGCGCGCCCTTGCCCAGTACCGGCCAGCGCGCGCTCTGGTAGTTGCGGCCGAGCAGCAGGCCACCGGCCCACATCGCGAAGTACGCCGGCAGCAGCAGCCAGTAGCCCGGCGACACGCAGTAGTGCTGCCAGAAGTCCAGGCCACTGCTGCGGATGACGATCCAGTCGACCAGCACCGCGAACACCATCAGCAGCGGGAAGGCCCAGCGGGTCCAGCGCGCCAGGTAGAAGCCGCCGATGAAAAACACCGCCCAGGACGCATCGGGGATCGCCGCGAAGTGGTTGACGCGGGTCGCCGCCAGCAGCAGAACCAGAACGGACAGGACGAAGGCGCGGGGGGCGGAGTCGGACATGACGGCGGGGCCGGGGCGGATTCAGCTTTCATTCTAGCCCGCCGCGCGGGTCGGCGCTGGCGGGCCCCGGTTGGGCGTACCGACAGGGCGAGCGCGTATCATGCGGCCATGAGTGAACGACATGACGTGCTGATTGTCGGTGGCGGTCTGGTGGGTGCCAGCCTGGCCATCGCCCTGGACCGGCTGGGCCTGGACGTGGGTCTGCTCGAAGCCAGCCCGGCGGGTGAGCTGCCGGCGGTGTTCGACCAGCGCAACCTCAGTTTCGCCGCGGCCA from Stenotrophomonas sp. 704A1 includes these protein-coding regions:
- a CDS encoding histone deacetylase family protein, which translates into the protein MLVFTHPACLRHDPGPGHPECPQRLQGVLDALRLAFPGQLDWREAPPAKFGELSRVHDSALLDVVLQPQSVPLRQLDMDTWTSPGSASAAVHAAGAGVAAVDAVMLGDDPLAFCAVRPPGHHATSSTAMGFCLLNNIAIAAAYARDRHGLERIAVVDFDVHHGNGTQDIFQHDARVSYYSTHQAGLFPNSGLRRDRGAGNLMNILLPPGSGGFRFRNVWADEMLPAIDDFRPQLLLISAGFDAHLRDPQADLMLETDDFAWITRELHALARRHGAGRVVSMLEGGYDLQALAECSVAHVQALIAGPSGRGAG
- a CDS encoding cob(I)yrinic acid a,c-diamide adenosyltransferase; translated protein: MGHRLSRIYTRTGDDGSTGLGDGSRVGKDDLRVASYGTVDEANAALGLLLASTLPDDVRALVVHLQHQLFDLGAELCVPGHAAIHAADVSALEQQLDHYNTGLPMLKEFILPAGGEAAARCHLARTIVRRAERETVALARRQDIRSEALQYLNRLSDLLFVLARVLARADGHGEALWQPQHRQR
- the lptD gene encoding LPS-assembly protein LptD; this translates as MRRALRLLPLPLSIAVCLPAWADDKPLNWGLCPATEVIPAFTDAPTPVPGQDKAAASAAREQQPTDIEGDQLLGTTTVPQYQGNVALRRGDQFVGTDKLSFDTESGNYIADGNVRYQDGSIRMVAKRAEGNQESDTHKITDIRYQLVSRRGNGEAESVDLQGAVGQMHRSTYTTCDPSQPVWKLTAPEIEVDNDEGFGTARNAVLRIGKVPVLWAPYFKFPIDDRRKTGLLFPQLGMSGRNGFDYAQPIYFNLAPNYDDTLTPRYMSRRGLMLDNEFRYLYNGGRGELLTAFMPSDKLRDRDRGRVMFEGYHNVDSHWQARANLAWVSDERYVEDFANRLVGVTASNLQSQIGLYGTGKTWTAGIMADRWQLTDYTLDESALPYNRQPRLFLNWDKPVLPWLETGVYAEAVRFTHDDVNYKYGADAGPDLQYTRNGQRKRSGIGVDGGSRLDVKPYVSFPISGAAWYITPTLAYRYTAYDLERGLADGIRDQVLASQGIDPNTATPEQRRGNTSPSRSLPIGSLDAGLFFDRETTIGGRSFLHTLEPRLFYLRTPYRNQDELPIFDTRDFTFSWGQLFRDSRYTGADRQNDANQLTMALGTRFIDQTTGKERFSAAIGQIQYFDESRVTVTPGGAPVEKGKSAWIADANYMVNDRWTLGATYQWDPKYKREDLASFRARYLMSNDGVVNLTYRYRINSGAPANATKEQRTLLEQADLSFLYPLNERWSLVGRYYYSIQDKEPLEIIGGVQWDSCCLAVRAVARRYVRNREGDMNNSIQLEFVLKGLSSLGQDTDRTLRRAILGYNRDDLYLVPPSNTGAARDDYDPNQIP